One segment of Paramormyrops kingsleyae isolate MSU_618 chromosome 8, PKINGS_0.4, whole genome shotgun sequence DNA contains the following:
- the LOC111854429 gene encoding fibromodulin, with translation MDVKPILLVLLMIRPAQATTADYDYGGIPLRINRLRGDPSVLSLWGRIEPGWFRSVNPQVCPAECDCPIQWPSAIYCDQRGRHQLPASLPPRTQYLFLQRNNISDIGANAFSNSTHLRWLLLDHNQLVNDQVAHSAFSKLSYLEILFMNHNNLTEIPTGLPDGLRQLRLAHNQIQKISPRAFQNLQNLTLLLLQGNQLKVIGDEDFTGLLSLNLLDLSQNHLEEFPKHLPPAVQQLYLSNNSLRSLGDESLHGFHSLRYLRLGYNRLHSSGLSAGAFNLSSLVELDLSYNQLTSTPTVPTTLQYLYLEVNLIHEFNVSSFCRADGTTDYSRLRILRMEGNRMAHHQLPPDWVMCLRVIHRIYI, from the exons ATGGATGTCAAGCCCATCCTGCTGGTGCTGTTGATGATCAGGCCAGCACAGGCCACCACTGCAGACTACGACTATGGTGGGATTCCCCTCCGGATCAACCGTCTGCGTGGAGACCCCAGCGTCCTGAGTCTATGGGGTCGGATTGAGCCCGGTTGGTTCAGGTCCGTGAACCCGCAGGTCTGCCCTGCCGAGTGTGACTGTCCCATCCAATGGCCCTCAGCCATATATTGTGACCAGAGGGGGAGGCAccagctccctgccagcctCCCACCCCGGACTCAGTACCTCTTCCTGCAGCGAAACAACATTTCCGATATTGGTGCCAACGCCTTCAGTAACTCCACCCATTTGCGCTGGCTCCTCCTTGACCACAACCAGCTAGTCAACGACCAGGTGGCCCACTCGGCCTTCTCCAAGCTCTCCTACCTGGAGATCTTGTTCATGAATCACAACAACTTGACGGAAATCCCAACTGGGTTACCCGATGGCCTCCGGCAGCTCCGGCTAGCACACAACCAAATCCAGAAGATCTCACCCCGGGCTTTCCAGAACCTGCAGAACCTCACTCTGCTACTTCTTCAAGGAAACCAACTGAAGGTCATCGGTGATGAAGACTTCACAG GCCTACTCTCACTCAATCTGTTGGACCTCAGTCAAAACCACCTGGAGGAATTCCCCAAACACCTGCCCCCAGCGGTGCAGCAGCTGTACCTCTCCAACAACTCCCTGCGATCCCTGGGAGATGAAAGCCTGCACGGCTTCCACAGTTTGCGTTACCTCCGCCTGGGATACAACAGGCTTCACAGCTCAGGCCTTTCCGCAGGCGCCTTCAATCTGAGCTCCTTGGTGGAGCTGGACCTCTCCTACAACCAGCTGACCTCCACCCCCACAGTGCCAACCACTCTTCAGTACCTGTACCTGGAGGTCAACCTCATCCACG AATTCAACGTGTCCAGCTTCTGCAGAGCAGATGGGACCACGGACTACTCCAGGCTCCGGATCCTGAGGATGGAGGGCAACAGGATGGCCCACCACCAGCTGCCGCCAGACTGGGTCATGTGTCTGCGGGTGATCCACCGCATCTACATCTGA
- the fmoda gene encoding fibromodulin a — MRLLVVFLVALFGLACCQGQDPFFWLMALRSRGYGPGALQADTTGGDCPAVCDCPPSFPVAMYCDDRGLQEVPYVPSRMKYVYLQYNKITRIRDDAFSNATRLIWVMLHRNQLRSDQISKKAFANLNSLERLYLDHNNLTQVPVNLPVSIRDLRLNNNKISKIETSSFKGMDNLTVLYLHANEIQDVGGVLKDLTSLTLLDLSNNHLKKVPQELPKMLHQLYMESNSIDTVPANFLSDFSQLQYVRMSHNALTDRGIPPNTFNVSGLVELDLSFNKLEKIPPVSASLEHLYLQANHIKEFSLSSFCSVVDIMNFSRLRVLRLGGNEISLHDMPSETGLCLRRASTIEI; from the exons ATGCGGCTTCTCGTGGTCTTCTTGGTGGCCCTCTTTGGCCTGGCATGCTGCCAGGGGCAGGACCCCTTCTTCTGGCTGATGGCCCTGCGCAGCCGGGGTTACGGCCCCGGGGCACTGCAGGCGGACACCACGGGAGGAGACTGTCCGGCAGTTTGTGACTGTCCACCCAGTTTCCCCGTGGCCATGTATTGCGATGACCGTGGCCTTCAGGAGGTCCCTTACGTGCCATCGCGCATGAAGTATGTCTACCTGCAGTACAACAAGATTACAAGAATCAGGGATGACGCTTTCAGCAATGCCACTCGGCTCATTTGGGTCATGCTGCACCGCAATCAGCTCAGATCGGACCAGATTAGCAAGAAAGCTTTTGCTAATTTGAACAGCTTGGAGCGGCTCTACCTGGACCACAACAATCTGACCCAGGTGCCAGTAAATTTGCCTGTTTCTATCAGAGACCTCCGGCTGAACAATAACAAGATTTCCAAGATTGAGACGAGCTCCTTTAAAGGAATGGACAACCTCACAGTGCTGTATCTTCACGCCAATGAGATCCAAGATGTTGGCGGGGTCTTGAAGGATCTCACCTCACTGACCCTTCTGGACCTCAGCAACAACCACCTGAAGAAAGTCCCACAGGAGCTACCCAAGATGCTGCATCAGCTCTACATGGAGTCCAACAGCATTGACACTGTGCCCGCCAACTTCCTCAGTGACTTTTCCCAGCTACAGTATGTCCGGatgtcccataatgcactgaCAGACCGTGGAATCCCTCCCAACACCTTCAATGTCAGTGGCCTGGTGGAGCTGGACCTGTCCTTCAACAAGCTGGAGAAGATCCCCCCAGTCAGCGCCAGCTTGGAGCACCTCTACCTGCAGGCCAATCACATCAAAG AGTTCTCCCTGAGCAGCTTCTGCAGCGTGGTGGACATcatgaacttctccaggctgcgGGTCCTGAGACTGGGAGGAAATGAGATCAGCCTGCATGATATGCCCTCTGAAACGGGCCTGTGCCTACGGCGAGCCTCCACCATCGAGATTTAA